Proteins found in one Clostridium kluyveri DSM 555 genomic segment:
- a CDS encoding glyoxalase/bleomycin resistance/dioxygenase family protein: MEFKLALLAVKNVNVSRQFYEELFDQKVVLDLGRNITFSGGFAIQEDFTWLTGLPVESVIEKSNNMELYFEVDDFDAFMQKIEDYKNIEYVHPPKKHEWQQRVVRIYDPDHHIIEIGESMAVIARHYLAEGYSVEETSKIIQHPVEFVKMCKY; this comes from the coding sequence ATGGAATTTAAATTGGCACTGTTAGCGGTTAAAAATGTGAATGTTTCTAGGCAGTTTTATGAGGAACTTTTTGATCAAAAAGTTGTTCTTGACTTAGGACGAAACATAACATTTAGTGGTGGGTTTGCAATACAAGAGGATTTTACATGGCTTACAGGTTTGCCGGTTGAATCTGTTATAGAGAAATCAAACAATATGGAATTGTATTTTGAAGTAGATGATTTTGATGCATTTATGCAAAAAATAGAGGATTACAAGAATATTGAATATGTTCATCCACCTAAGAAACATGAGTGGCAGCAACGGGTTGTTCGGATTTATGATCCAGACCATCATATTATAGAGATAGGAGAATCTATGGCAGTTATAGCAAGGCACTATCTTGCAGAGGGTTATTCTGTAGAGGAAACATCAAAAATTATTCAGCATCCAGTTGAATTTGTTAAGATGTGTAAATATTAA
- a CDS encoding DUF6366 family protein: MDKEDKRKMEEYKKNSMANLADSVNRSQIGDLSQLTKGNLLTRIIISIIVIGILSLIFFAINN, encoded by the coding sequence ATGGATAAAGAAGATAAACGTAAGATGGAAGAATATAAAAAAAATTCAATGGCTAACTTGGCTGATTCAGTAAATCGTTCACAGATAGGTGATTTAAGTCAATTAACAAAGGGAAATTTACTTACAAGGATTATTATTAGTATTATAGTTATTGGAATACTATCATTAATATTCTTTGCTATTAATAATTAA